The genomic interval GATTTCGCTGTTGGCGATGTAGGCCGCGACGGCGAGCATGCCGACATAGATTCCGGAGCCGGCCAGCTCGCCGTGCAGGGAGTGGGCATAGTTGCGGGCGGCGGCCATCACCGGCCCAACCCCGCTCAGATGTGGGAGAGGTTCCACCGCCGAGTAGCCGTGGGTCAAGAGGAACGCGCCGTCACCGCGGGCGGTCCACTCCGGAAGGAGTGCCCGGACCACTTCGACAGGAGTGAGTAGAAGCAGCGGGATCAGGCGTCGCAACGCGGTAGCGCCGAGTTCGGCGGCGGGCGTGAAGTCTTGCTCGCCACTGATCGGGCCGTACTCCACGACATCGATACGGCCGAAATGATCGCCGATGGCCGTGATGAGGGCCGGAACGCCTTCAGGATCGGACAGATCAGCGGGAAAGGCGGCCGCCTCGATACCGGCGGTATGCAGACGTTCGGTGAGCGCGCTCAAACGGTCCTTTCGGCGCGCCACCAAGGCGACCCGGAAACCTTCGCGACCGAAACGGCGCGCGACCGATTCGCCGAGGCCGCTCCCGGCTCCGAATACTGCGATGACTTTCGACACGAGTTCTCCCACTTCCTGTTTCCGGTGTGCAGGATCAGGATGAAAGATCGAAAGACTCGTTACAAAAGGCACATCCATGTTCGTGCCGGAGGGAAATGTGCGCAATGGCGGACGATGTGCGAGCTCGCCCCACCTCCCGCGTCGGTCCGTGCGCGGGCATTCCACCGGAGCGGATGGATTCCATCCGCCGTGTCCTGGGTCGCGTCGGCGACAAATGGAGCCTGCTGGTGATCGCGGTGCTGGAGAACGGGCCGCTGCGCTA from Nocardia goodfellowii carries:
- a CDS encoding SDR family NAD(P)-dependent oxidoreductase, which codes for MSKVIAVFGAGSGLGESVARRFGREGFRVALVARRKDRLSALTERLHTAGIEAAAFPADLSDPEGVPALITAIGDHFGRIDVVEYGPISGEQDFTPAAELGATALRRLIPLLLLTPVEVVRALLPEWTARGDGAFLLTHGYSAVEPLPHLSGVGPVMAAARNYAHSLHGELAGSGIYVGMLAVAAYIANSEIAESASATTGSPLPMADPDDLAEHYWSMYVARDRIEQVHPAVPGRHPAARL